In one Grus americana isolate bGruAme1 chromosome 1, bGruAme1.mat, whole genome shotgun sequence genomic region, the following are encoded:
- the RECQL gene encoding ATP-dependent DNA helicase Q1 isoform X3 yields MQIQELVDKQQELLQKKMRVKNLIKQSSGDLEAGGSKDIETSAEAWNKRDFPWYEKIKTALQSKFKLQKFRSLQLETVNAAMAGKDIFLVMPTGGGKSLCYQLPAVCSDGFTLVICPLISLMEDQLMVLEQLGISATLLNASSSKEHVKWVHTEMLDRNSQLKLIYVTPEKIAKSKMFMSKLEKAYQAGCLARIAVDEVHCCSQWGHDFRPDYKSLGILKRQFPNAPLIGLTATATNHVLKDAQKILHVQKCITFTASFNRPNLYYEVRHKPSNNEDFIEDIVKIINGRYKGLSGIVYCFSQKDSEQVTVSLQKLGIKAGTYHANMDAKYKTKVHKGWAANQIQVVVATVAFGMGIDKPDVRFVIHHSMSKSMENYYQESGRAGRDDQKADCILYYGFGDIFRISSMVVMENVGQEKLYDMVSYCQNMNKCRRVLIAHHFDEVWDSANCNRMCDNCCRDNSCEKMDVTGYCRDLIKILEQAESMSEKLTPLKLIDAWSGKGVSKFRVAEVTPPKHPREELEKIVAHLLLQQYLKEDFSFTAFATISYLKIGPKAGLLRNEAHIITIEGITNKKSVYKDKPSQSLNSKESSEKAQTISKTVQDSVVKKSQKHKRLNCGSNLKAKKPKLQAGGDDQPVVLD; encoded by the exons ATTTTCCGTGGTATGAGAAGATAAAAACTGCACTGCAGAGCAAGTTTAAACTACAGAAGTTTAGGTCCTTGCAACTTGAAACAGTAAATGCTGCAATGGCAGGAAAGGATATATTTCTTGTCATGCCTACAGGTGGTGGAAAGAGCCTTTGCTATCAATTACCAGCTGTCTGTTCTGATG GTTTCACACTTGTGATATGTCCTTTGATATCACTTATGGAAGATCAGCTCATGGTTTTGGAACAGCTTGGTATTTCTGCAACTTTATTGAATGCCTCAAGCAGTAAG GAACATGTGAAGTGGGTTCATACTGAAATGCTAGACAGAAATTCGCAACTGAAGCTCATTTATGTGACCCCGGAGAAGATTGCGAAAAGCAAAATGTTCATGTCAAAGCTAGAGAAAGCTTATCAAGCAGGGTGTCTTGCTCGCATTGCTGTAGATGAGGTCCATTGCTGTAGTCAATGGGGCCATGACTTCAGGCCTG ACTACAAGTCTCTTGGTATCTTGAAAAGACAGTTTCCCAATGCTCCCTTGATTGGATTGACAGCAACTGCTACAAATCATGTTTTAAAGGACGCTCAGAAAATTTTGCATGTTCAGAAGTGTATTACCTTTACTGCGTCTTTTAACCGGCCCAATCTTTACTATGAG GTTCGACATAAGCCTTCAAATAATGAAGATTTCATTGAGGACATAGTTAAGATCATTAATGGAAGATACAAAGGACTttcag GAATCGTTTACTGTTTTTCTCAGAAGGATTCTGAGCAAGTTACTGTGAGTTTGCAGAAACTGGGAATCAAGGCAGGGACTTACCATGCAAACATGGATGCTAAATACAAGACCAAAGTTCATAAAGGATGGGCAGCAAATCAAATCCAG gtCGTAGTGGCAACTGTTGCTTTTGGTATGGGAATTGATAAACCTGATGTGAGGTTTGTAATTCATCATTCTATGAGCAAATCCATGGAGAACTACTACCAAGAGAGTGGACGTGCAG GCAGAGATGACCAAAAAGCTGACTGCATTTTGTATTACGGTTTTGGAGATATATTTAGAATCAGCTCAATGGTAGTGATGGAAAACGTAGGGCAAGAGAAGCTGTATGATATGGTGTCTTACTGCCAGAATATGAACAA GTGTCGCCGGGTGCTCATAGCCCATCATTTTGATGAAGTATGGGATTCTGCAAACTGCAACAGAATGTGTGATAACTGCTGTAGAGACAACT CATGTGAGAAAATGGATGTAACAGGATACTGCAGGGATCTAATCAAGATACTTGAGCAAGCTGAAAGCATGAGTGAGAAACTCACCCCACTGAAATTAATCGATGCGTGGTCTGGAAAAGGTGTATCAAAATTCAGGGTGGCTGAGGTCACTCCACCAAAGCACCCTCGAGAGGAACTGGAGAAAATTGTTGCCCATTTACTGCTGCAGCAGTATCTGAA GGAAGACTTCAGCTTCACGGCATTTGCTACAATATCTTACCTGAAGATAGGACCAAAAGCAGGTCTGCTGAGAAATGAGGCACACATCATAACTATAGAAGGGATAACAAACAAGAAAAGTGTTTACAAG GACAAACCATCTCAATCTTTGAATTCGaaagaaagcagtgaaaaagCTCAGACTATTTCGAAGACTGTCCAAGATTCAGTTGTGAAGAAGTCACAGAAACATAAACGGCTGAACTGTGGTTCTAACTTAAAAGCAAAGAAGCCTAAGCTTCAGGCAGGTGGAGATGACCAACCTGTAGTTCTTGACTGA